In Flavobacterium sp. WV_118_3, one DNA window encodes the following:
- a CDS encoding helicase-related protein, which translates to MNNKYTPGNLIRYRNRDWMVLPSNEDQVILVKPLGGSDEETTGVFMPLAKDIEAIEKATFKEPTPTQIGNFETAKLLYNASRLSLRNAAGPFRSMGKLSFRPRSYQVVPLVMALKQDVARLLVADDVGIGKTIEALLIIKELIERGEIKRFAVICPPHLCEQWQQELKDKLDIDAEIIRSSTASRLDRIVSDDHSVFYHIPYQVISVDYIKTDKRRGIFLNDCPELVVVDEAHTCTLPKGASSKNQQQRYNLVHDIALNKNRHLILLTATPHSGKDEEFLSLLGLLNPVFERLNFERLEQADRRKIAQYFIQRKRENIRRWLNEDTLFPERDSKEVGFTLSEETKVFYNELVTFARGISDVETDNENTRLLRSWAAIALIKGTMSSPAMAKEMLEKRQAKLTVEEKLTEIGTDAVGDTLFEENDFGVDFSRSDLLNAVDYKTAELEGLTKLLKRAEFLNENEETDLKIKHTIDLIRKWIKEGFQPIIFCHYIATAKYVEEKLKEALPKNVLVQAITSELADEQRKEEIERMGEQEKRVLVATDCLSEGINLQDHFNAVLHYDLPWNPNRIEQREGRVDRFGQASKDIKTYMLYGENNPMDKFILEVLIRKVREIQKSIGVTIPIGENNKSLMAELTQKILKTVSETEQLTLFAEDKIKIDNELEMARKKGENLRSIFAQESVDAETIKKDLQEVDEAIGDPKVVESFTVFALQSLGASVTPDFEGYKIQTTNLPKHLQVALLSKTEQLKGKTETKIAFISPTPKGYQYIGRNHRFVEQLCHYIVSNAFEEKGNSYGLARTSVMQTKSVQNKTTLVMFRVRNVVKEVRSRNESVAEEMYLWGYTENTNGLQPIDFEQAQKLMNEAIPLSNMPLEQQQQLLRIELNSFGNKKDAFIEIATERADRLVEAHGRFKTLIGGRSYEKSTPVLPPDVMGVYILLPKPKDLF; encoded by the coding sequence ATGAACAATAAATATACTCCGGGAAACTTAATACGATATAGAAATCGAGATTGGATGGTACTCCCATCTAATGAAGATCAAGTTATTTTGGTAAAACCACTGGGTGGTTCCGATGAGGAAACTACCGGTGTTTTTATGCCTTTAGCCAAAGATATCGAAGCCATAGAGAAAGCGACCTTTAAAGAACCAACACCAACTCAAATCGGAAACTTTGAAACAGCGAAACTTTTGTATAATGCCTCCCGTCTTTCTTTAAGAAATGCCGCGGGTCCATTTAGAAGTATGGGAAAACTTTCCTTCAGACCCAGATCATATCAGGTTGTTCCATTAGTAATGGCACTGAAGCAGGATGTTGCCAGACTCTTGGTTGCTGACGATGTTGGTATTGGAAAAACGATAGAGGCTTTACTCATTATCAAGGAGCTGATTGAAAGAGGCGAGATCAAAAGATTTGCAGTGATTTGTCCACCTCATTTGTGCGAACAATGGCAGCAGGAATTAAAAGACAAATTAGATATTGATGCGGAAATTATTCGCTCCAGTACAGCATCCCGTTTAGATCGTATAGTGTCTGATGATCACTCTGTATTTTATCATATTCCTTATCAGGTAATTTCAGTTGATTATATAAAAACAGATAAACGTAGAGGTATTTTCCTAAATGATTGTCCTGAATTAGTTGTTGTAGACGAAGCGCATACTTGTACCTTGCCAAAAGGAGCATCTTCAAAAAATCAACAACAGCGATATAACCTAGTTCACGATATTGCTTTAAATAAAAATAGACACTTGATATTACTTACCGCAACACCGCACAGTGGTAAGGATGAAGAGTTTCTTTCCCTTTTAGGCTTATTAAACCCAGTTTTCGAGCGATTAAATTTTGAGAGACTTGAACAGGCTGACAGACGAAAAATTGCACAGTATTTTATCCAGCGTAAGCGTGAAAATATCCGTAGATGGTTAAATGAAGATACGTTGTTTCCTGAAAGGGATTCTAAGGAAGTAGGTTTCACATTGTCAGAAGAAACTAAAGTCTTTTATAATGAACTAGTGACATTTGCACGAGGAATTTCAGATGTTGAGACAGACAATGAAAATACAAGACTTTTGCGTTCCTGGGCCGCAATTGCTTTGATTAAAGGAACCATGTCAAGTCCTGCTATGGCAAAAGAAATGTTGGAAAAACGCCAGGCAAAATTGACTGTAGAAGAAAAACTGACCGAAATTGGTACAGACGCTGTAGGAGATACATTGTTTGAAGAAAATGATTTTGGTGTGGATTTTTCGAGATCTGATCTGTTAAATGCTGTTGATTATAAAACAGCAGAATTGGAGGGACTTACCAAATTATTAAAACGAGCGGAGTTTCTAAATGAAAATGAAGAAACAGATCTTAAGATAAAACATACCATTGATTTGATTCGAAAATGGATAAAAGAAGGCTTTCAGCCGATCATTTTCTGTCACTACATTGCTACAGCAAAATATGTGGAAGAGAAGCTAAAAGAAGCTCTTCCTAAAAACGTATTAGTACAGGCTATTACTTCTGAACTGGCGGATGAGCAGCGTAAAGAAGAAATTGAAAGAATGGGAGAACAGGAAAAAAGAGTTCTTGTGGCTACAGACTGTTTAAGTGAAGGAATCAATTTACAGGATCACTTTAATGCAGTTTTGCATTATGACCTTCCTTGGAATCCGAACAGAATAGAACAACGAGAAGGTAGGGTTGATCGTTTCGGGCAAGCTTCAAAGGATATTAAAACATATATGCTTTATGGAGAAAATAATCCGATGGATAAGTTTATTCTGGAGGTACTGATTCGTAAAGTACGTGAAATTCAAAAAAGTATCGGAGTTACGATTCCTATAGGTGAAAATAATAAATCGCTGATGGCAGAACTTACACAAAAGATTTTGAAAACTGTATCAGAAACAGAACAATTGACTCTTTTTGCCGAAGACAAAATAAAAATTGATAATGAATTGGAAATGGCTCGTAAAAAAGGAGAAAACTTGCGCTCTATTTTTGCTCAGGAATCTGTAGATGCCGAAACAATTAAAAAAGATCTACAAGAAGTAGATGAAGCAATTGGTGATCCGAAAGTTGTGGAAAGTTTTACTGTATTTGCTTTACAATCTTTAGGAGCCTCAGTTACACCTGATTTTGAAGGGTATAAAATCCAGACAACGAATCTTCCTAAACATTTACAAGTTGCGTTGCTTTCAAAAACAGAACAACTAAAAGGAAAAACAGAAACTAAAATTGCTTTCATTTCACCTACACCTAAAGGGTACCAATATATTGGAAGAAATCATCGCTTTGTGGAGCAGCTTTGTCATTACATAGTGAGTAATGCGTTTGAAGAAAAAGGTAATTCCTATGGTTTAGCAAGAACTAGTGTGATGCAAACAAAAAGTGTTCAAAATAAGACAACTTTGGTAATGTTTAGAGTTAGAAATGTAGTTAAAGAAGTACGTTCTCGAAATGAATCTGTAGCAGAAGAAATGTATTTATGGGGGTACACAGAAAATACAAATGGTTTACAACCTATTGATTTTGAACAGGCACAGAAACTCATGAATGAAGCTATTCCTTTGAGCAATATGCCACTTGAACAGCAGCAGCAACTTTTGAGAATAGAACTAAATTCGTTTGGAAATAAAAAAGATGCTTTTATAGAAATTGCGACAGAGCGTGCCGATAGATTAGTTGAGGCTCACGGACGATTTAAAACGTTAATTGGGGGGCGTAGTTATGAGAAATCAACGCCAGTGCTTCCGCCAGATGTAATGGGGGTTTATATCTTATTGCCAAAACCTAAAGACCTTTTTTAG
- a CDS encoding recombinase family protein: MEHDRFSRDLSEALLKIKKFESQYGVKVVSVDEPLDIDPTDPTVFISRAFRYATANAELLNIRARTIRGVKRAHLEGRFVNKAPYGYSNSRDLLVVNHQEAEIVQQIFKYYLSGISLREITAIMNQVLSR, from the coding sequence ATGGAGCACGATCGTTTTAGTAGAGATCTTTCCGAGGCTCTTTTAAAGATAAAGAAATTTGAGAGTCAGTATGGCGTTAAAGTGGTTTCTGTGGACGAACCACTTGATATTGATCCGACAGATCCAACGGTATTCATTAGCCGTGCATTCCGATATGCCACTGCAAATGCTGAACTTTTAAATATCCGTGCCAGAACCATCCGGGGGGTAAAGAGAGCACATCTGGAAGGACGGTTTGTAAATAAAGCCCCCTATGGTTATAGCAATAGTAGAGATCTTCTTGTTGTAAATCATCAGGAAGCAGAAATCGTTCAACAAATTTTCAAGTACTACTTATCCGGCATATCGCTGAGAGAAATCACAGCTATAATGAATCAGGTTCTTTCCAGGTAA
- a CDS encoding DEAD/DEAH box helicase — protein MDAFKTHEKVIKDYKSYLQSFINIKDERISDFVNDSTLINNILPKPLIQFNPSFEKGESFDELIKKNTIHSNLSKTLGSYRLYKHQVEAIQIGIQDKGFVVTSGTGSGKSLTFLATIFNDIFKREVGKEKGVKAILVYPMNALINSQYEEIKKYADTYGDGFPITFAQYTGQESGNVRDQIKNEEPDILLTNYMMLELIMTRQSEKWLRDSMAKNLKYIVYDELHTYRGRQGADVSLLNRRIQAFTKNDLIFIGTSATMASQGSPEEKKQKIAEVATQIFGKEFPSEYIVNEYLEPCTIAKEVNPFQLTNAIRNGIDPEGTEEDFIKNDLANWLETNIALKTNHNVLERGKPLSIDQIAEKIHNETSLSKDEIRGILYDLLKWAERINESNRLKGTRKSFLPFRFHQFISQTGSISVTLEPRNTRYITSSDEPFIKIEGKERKLYPLLFSRYSGYEFLCVELDIHNNELVPVIPNKEFVNKKKAEVNQKSPDIEDFKFGYIVLDEGEDFWNTDFRDLVPAEWFNKRGSELLPYYQMLMPHEIYFNSDGQFSFEPKFPIKGYFIPAKLRIDPTAQIIYEDSKTSDFTKLSRLGSEGRSTATSVISYAVINSLAEQGEKLQDQKLLSFTDNRQDASLQSGHFNDFYTTVRLRSALYKALKENKKPLEIHEIAESLFRSLGLKEKDYALYPSRDEDFPDERNIEALKDYLKYRIFQDLKRGWRYTLPNLEQVALLDIDYKNLNRLSELDDRFKNLGFLKNAAKEIRKEFLSNVLDYFRTNFALDHKFFKDIANIEELMRDRLHPESLWSLDYNEKLDKPAEMVITIPSPRPKGKYVVSMGLRSNLGKYINRCVVEAGDQKMNRDAYNEFIQELLTQLEKANLITIEQDKKNTDLQYYKLRSDQLLWIKGDGKRLKLDHTRFNFQAELPELIPNLYFQNLYKTDFNKFKKELIAKEHTGQISATQRIEREDQFRKGDISTLYCSPTMELGIDIANLNIVHMRNVPPNAANYAQRSGRAGRGGQTALVFTYCSTMSPHDVNYFKNSTEMVAGVVQPPRIDLINEELITTHLNAFLLMRLEISELKTSVADVLDLSDEKNVFIKNDILGRIQHLVSISKNDLFIEFEKIAYSLLPELNKTNWFTQSWILDKIQKFPIHFALSFKRWIRMFQNACMLRNKAQAILDNHTYKADSVERKEAAKQERFARKQIALLKNEEQQSSSNSEFYVFRYLAAEGFLPGYNFTRLPVRAVLGKSYRDDVEVLSRPRALALSEFGPANTVYHSGSKFRINRMMVSDLENVTEEILISNKTGYAFLNDEIKIANIDPITKSPLLNSGTTNYSKVLEFSECEGIPLQKISCIEEERSRSGYDIFSYFNFPHGIENTESVVLKKGGEKLLQLYFSKAANLIKVNKKAKRSPNDGFKIDQRNGVWVQQRNLANNVELQQNTRDVTLYTKDTADVLYIQPLGNIGTTPDQVISLSYALKRGIEKLLLVEESEMAVSVIGDKEKPNILIYEASEGSLGILSQLISDPVKMREWFKTSYEVIHYDPETRTETELGKSLPKATYQDLLSYYNQIHHKQLDRGKIYGVLESLMDCEIDPVQGKNDREEQYRYLLDAYDKKSSTELMLIKHLYENGYALPDKAQFNMEGYYINVDFVYKNNSGFTLIFCDGSVHDLEEVKKRDQMIDQILKEGAYDVIRWHYMEPLEELMARRKDIFRKIR, from the coding sequence ATGGATGCCTTTAAAACTCACGAAAAAGTTATAAAAGATTACAAATCATATTTGCAATCTTTTATTAATATTAAAGATGAAAGAATCTCTGATTTTGTTAATGATTCTACTTTGATCAACAATATTCTACCTAAACCATTGATACAGTTTAATCCTTCTTTTGAAAAAGGAGAATCTTTCGATGAATTAATTAAGAAAAATACAATTCATTCAAATCTATCAAAAACTTTAGGTTCGTATAGGCTATACAAACATCAAGTTGAAGCAATTCAAATTGGTATCCAAGATAAAGGGTTTGTAGTGACCTCTGGTACAGGTTCGGGTAAGTCTTTAACGTTCTTAGCTACTATTTTTAATGATATTTTTAAGAGGGAAGTAGGAAAAGAAAAAGGAGTGAAAGCTATATTGGTTTATCCTATGAATGCTTTAATCAATTCCCAATATGAAGAAATTAAAAAATATGCTGATACCTATGGTGATGGTTTTCCTATCACATTTGCCCAATATACTGGACAAGAGTCTGGAAATGTCAGAGATCAAATAAAGAATGAAGAACCTGATATTCTTTTAACTAATTATATGATGCTGGAACTAATAATGACTAGACAATCTGAAAAATGGTTAAGAGATTCAATGGCTAAAAACCTCAAATATATAGTTTATGACGAACTCCACACCTATAGAGGTAGGCAAGGAGCCGATGTAAGTTTATTGAACCGAAGAATTCAGGCTTTTACGAAAAATGATTTAATTTTTATAGGTACTTCGGCTACTATGGCTTCACAAGGTTCTCCTGAAGAAAAAAAGCAAAAAATAGCTGAGGTTGCAACACAGATATTTGGTAAAGAATTTCCGTCGGAGTATATTGTTAATGAATATCTTGAGCCTTGTACTATCGCTAAAGAGGTAAACCCTTTCCAATTAACTAATGCAATACGGAATGGTATTGATCCTGAGGGAACAGAAGAAGATTTTATTAAGAATGATTTGGCTAATTGGTTGGAGACGAATATCGCGTTAAAGACTAATCACAATGTATTAGAAAGGGGAAAGCCGCTAAGTATCGACCAAATTGCAGAAAAAATACATAATGAAACGTCTTTGTCGAAAGATGAGATACGAGGCATTCTTTATGATCTTTTAAAATGGGCAGAACGCATTAATGAGAGTAATAGATTAAAAGGAACTCGTAAATCCTTCCTTCCTTTTCGCTTTCATCAATTCATTTCTCAGACAGGATCGATTTCAGTAACACTCGAACCAAGAAATACACGATATATAACCTCATCTGATGAGCCTTTCATTAAAATTGAAGGAAAGGAAAGAAAACTTTACCCGTTACTTTTTTCCAGATATTCCGGTTACGAATTTCTTTGCGTTGAATTAGATATTCATAACAATGAACTTGTACCGGTTATACCAAATAAAGAATTTGTAAATAAAAAGAAAGCTGAAGTTAATCAGAAAAGTCCAGATATAGAGGATTTTAAGTTTGGATATATCGTATTAGATGAGGGAGAAGATTTTTGGAATACAGATTTTCGTGATTTAGTGCCTGCAGAATGGTTTAACAAGCGAGGAAGTGAACTTCTTCCTTATTATCAAATGCTGATGCCACATGAAATATATTTTAATAGTGACGGACAGTTTTCTTTCGAACCTAAGTTCCCTATAAAAGGTTATTTCATTCCTGCGAAATTGAGAATTGACCCAACGGCACAAATTATTTATGAAGATAGTAAAACCAGTGATTTTACAAAGCTTTCCAGATTAGGTTCAGAAGGTAGAAGTACTGCAACTTCCGTAATTTCTTATGCTGTGATTAACAGCCTTGCAGAGCAAGGAGAAAAATTGCAGGATCAAAAACTATTAAGTTTTACAGATAATAGACAAGATGCTTCTTTGCAATCGGGGCACTTTAATGACTTCTATACAACAGTTCGTTTGAGATCAGCACTCTATAAAGCTTTAAAAGAAAATAAAAAACCTCTTGAAATACACGAAATAGCAGAGTCCCTATTCCGTAGTCTGGGATTAAAAGAAAAAGATTATGCGTTATATCCATCACGAGATGAGGATTTTCCTGATGAAAGAAATATTGAAGCACTTAAGGATTATCTGAAGTATAGAATATTTCAAGATTTGAAAAGAGGTTGGCGATATACATTGCCTAACTTGGAACAAGTAGCGCTTTTAGATATTGATTATAAAAATCTGAACAGACTTTCGGAATTAGACGATCGGTTTAAAAATCTTGGCTTTTTAAAAAATGCTGCTAAAGAGATCAGGAAAGAATTTTTAAGCAATGTTTTGGATTATTTTAGAACCAACTTTGCCCTTGATCATAAATTTTTTAAAGATATAGCCAATATTGAAGAGTTGATGAGAGACCGACTACATCCTGAATCTTTATGGTCTCTTGATTATAATGAAAAGTTGGATAAACCTGCTGAAATGGTTATAACCATTCCTTCTCCAAGGCCAAAAGGAAAATATGTAGTGTCAATGGGACTTAGATCTAATTTAGGTAAGTACATCAATCGTTGTGTGGTTGAAGCTGGTGATCAAAAAATGAATAGAGATGCTTACAACGAGTTTATTCAAGAACTACTTACTCAACTTGAAAAGGCAAATCTTATCACAATCGAACAAGATAAGAAAAATACTGATTTACAGTATTATAAATTAAGATCGGATCAGTTATTATGGATAAAAGGAGATGGGAAAAGATTAAAGTTAGATCATACACGTTTCAATTTTCAAGCAGAACTACCTGAATTAATTCCTAATCTTTATTTCCAAAATTTGTATAAGACAGATTTTAATAAATTTAAAAAAGAACTAATAGCAAAAGAGCATACAGGACAAATTAGTGCAACACAAAGAATCGAAAGAGAGGATCAATTCCGAAAAGGAGATATTTCCACTCTGTATTGTTCGCCTACAATGGAATTAGGTATCGACATAGCTAATCTTAACATTGTACATATGCGGAATGTTCCTCCCAATGCGGCGAATTATGCTCAGAGAAGTGGACGTGCAGGAAGAGGAGGACAGACAGCTTTAGTTTTTACCTACTGTTCTACTATGTCTCCTCATGATGTCAATTATTTTAAAAATTCCACGGAAATGGTTGCAGGTGTTGTACAGCCACCTAGAATTGATCTGATAAATGAAGAGCTTATAACAACTCATCTGAATGCCTTTCTATTGATGAGATTGGAGATTAGTGAACTAAAAACCTCGGTAGCAGATGTATTAGATTTATCTGATGAAAAAAACGTCTTCATAAAAAATGATATATTGGGGAGAATACAGCATCTGGTCTCTATCTCAAAAAATGATTTGTTTATTGAATTTGAAAAGATAGCTTATTCCTTATTACCTGAGCTTAATAAAACCAATTGGTTTACTCAATCATGGATCTTAGACAAGATTCAGAAATTTCCAATCCATTTTGCTTTATCATTTAAGCGTTGGATCCGGATGTTTCAAAATGCTTGTATGCTTAGAAATAAAGCTCAAGCAATTTTGGATAATCATACTTACAAAGCGGATAGTGTGGAAAGAAAAGAAGCTGCTAAACAAGAACGATTTGCTAGAAAGCAAATAGCTTTGTTGAAAAATGAAGAGCAACAGAGTTCTAGTAATTCTGAGTTTTATGTATTCCGTTATCTGGCAGCAGAAGGATTTTTACCAGGCTATAATTTTACACGTCTTCCGGTTCGGGCTGTATTAGGTAAAAGTTATCGCGATGATGTAGAAGTTCTTTCACGACCTCGTGCTTTGGCTTTATCTGAATTTGGACCGGCAAATACTGTTTATCATTCAGGAAGTAAATTCAGAATCAACCGAATGATGGTTTCAGATCTTGAAAATGTTACAGAAGAGATACTTATATCCAATAAAACAGGCTATGCCTTTCTAAATGATGAAATTAAAATAGCTAATATTGATCCTATTACTAAAAGTCCACTTTTAAATAGTGGCACGACTAATTATTCTAAAGTTTTAGAATTTTCGGAGTGTGAAGGTATTCCTTTACAAAAAATCTCCTGTATTGAAGAGGAAAGAAGTCGATCTGGTTATGACATTTTTTCGTATTTTAATTTTCCTCATGGAATTGAGAATACAGAGTCTGTTGTTTTAAAAAAAGGTGGTGAAAAATTACTTCAATTATATTTTAGCAAAGCTGCTAATCTGATAAAAGTTAATAAAAAAGCAAAAAGATCACCAAATGACGGTTTCAAGATTGACCAAAGGAATGGTGTTTGGGTGCAGCAACGAAACTTAGCGAATAATGTAGAATTACAGCAAAATACAAGAGATGTTACGCTTTACACCAAAGATACCGCAGATGTTTTGTATATTCAGCCATTAGGCAATATCGGAACCACACCTGATCAGGTTATTTCATTAAGCTATGCTTTAAAAAGGGGGATAGAAAAATTATTACTTGTAGAAGAAAGTGAAATGGCGGTAAGTGTAATTGGAGATAAAGAAAAGCCTAATATTCTTATTTATGAAGCATCAGAAGGTTCTCTTGGTATACTCTCACAATTAATTTCTGATCCTGTCAAAATGAGAGAATGGTTTAAAACTTCCTATGAGGTCATACATTATGATCCGGAAACTAGAACAGAAACGGAATTGGGAAAATCATTGCCAAAAGCCACCTATCAGGACTTATTAAGCTATTATAATCAAATACATCATAAACAATTAGATAGGGGTAAGATTTATGGTGTTCTTGAAAGTCTGATGGACTGTGAGATCGATCCTGTACAAGGTAAAAATGATAGGGAAGAACAATATCGTTATTTACTAGATGCGTATGATAAAAAAAGTAGTACAGAGCTGATGCTGATAAAACACCTATATGAAAACGGATATGCACTTCCTGATAAAGCTCAATTTAATATGGAGGGCTATTATATTAATGTAGACTTTGTTTATAAAAACAATTCTGGCTTTACATTAATCTTCTGCGATGGTTCGGTACATGACTTAGAGGAAGTTAAAAAACGCGATCAAATGATTGATCAAATATTAAAAGAAGGAGCTTATGATGTTATACGCTGGCATTATATGGAGCCTTTGGAGGAATTAATGGCAAGACGAAAAGACATTTTTAGAAAAATACGATAA
- a CDS encoding ketoacyl-ACP synthase III, whose translation MNSKIIGVGNYIPSQTITNVFFDKHHFLDQAGYVLKQDNATIASKLKEITGIEERRYANSNQVTSDLGFLAAQSAITDSGIDPETLDYIIFAHNFGDVQAGTIQSDMVPSLASRVKHLLKIKNNFCVAYDVLFGCPGWVEGMIQANAFIKSGIAKRCLVIGAETLSRVVDIHDRDSMIYADGAGAAILEISDDESGIKSHISGSFTLHEKDYLHFGKSYNNDNCPSVRYLKMDGKKIYEFALLNVPGAMQKCLDESGYSINDLTKIIIHQANEKMDEAIVKRFYKIYKTEVPENIMPMVIHKLGNSSVATIPSLLKMIMKGELPEHSIKKNDIVLFASVGAGMNINAFVYRF comes from the coding sequence ATGAATAGTAAAATTATCGGTGTAGGAAATTATATTCCTTCACAAACCATTACCAATGTATTTTTTGATAAACATCACTTTTTAGACCAAGCAGGATACGTATTAAAACAAGATAATGCTACAATAGCTAGTAAGCTTAAAGAAATTACTGGTATTGAAGAAAGGCGTTACGCGAATTCTAATCAGGTTACTTCTGATTTGGGTTTTTTAGCGGCTCAATCCGCTATAACAGATTCCGGAATTGATCCGGAAACTTTAGACTACATTATTTTTGCGCATAATTTTGGAGATGTTCAGGCGGGTACAATACAATCTGATATGGTGCCGAGTCTTGCCTCTAGGGTTAAACATCTTTTAAAAATCAAAAACAATTTTTGTGTAGCTTATGATGTTTTGTTTGGATGTCCTGGATGGGTTGAAGGCATGATACAGGCTAATGCCTTTATAAAATCCGGAATAGCCAAACGATGTCTCGTTATAGGCGCGGAAACACTTTCCCGTGTGGTTGACATTCACGATAGAGACAGTATGATTTATGCTGATGGAGCCGGTGCTGCAATTCTGGAAATATCGGATGATGAATCCGGAATAAAATCGCATATATCCGGTTCATTTACCTTACATGAAAAGGATTATTTACATTTTGGGAAATCGTACAACAACGACAATTGCCCGAGTGTACGTTATCTAAAAATGGATGGCAAAAAGATTTATGAGTTTGCCCTTTTAAATGTACCGGGAGCCATGCAAAAATGTCTGGACGAAAGTGGTTATTCGATTAATGATCTTACTAAAATAATCATCCATCAGGCAAACGAAAAAATGGATGAGGCAATCGTTAAGCGATTTTATAAAATCTATAAGACAGAAGTGCCCGAAAATATAATGCCAATGGTAATTCATAAGCTTGGAAACAGTAGTGTAGCTACTATTCCATCGCTGTTGAAAATGATCATGAAAGGCGAGCTGCCTGAGCATTCCATAAAAAAAAATGATATCGTTCTTTTTGCCTCTGTAGGAGCGGGAATGAATATTAATGCATTTGTATATCGGTTTTGA
- a CDS encoding recombinase family protein produces the protein MFDCENNRLRLSSKDQSGYSLDVQEAAINAYCAKYGLELIALFKDNGQCSSSFSRLDFQVLEMFIKQNKGLV, from the coding sequence ATGTTTGATTGTGAAAATAATAGATTACGTTTAAGTTCGAAGGATCAGTCGGGATACTCCTTAGATGTGCAGGAAGCTGCCATAAATGCCTATTGCGCTAAATACGGACTGGAACTCATCGCGCTTTTCAAAGACAATGGTCAGTGTAGCTCTTCTTTTAGCCGGTTGGATTTTCAGGTACTCGAAATGTTTATAAAGCAGAATAAAGGATTGGTGTAA